In the Erythrolamprus reginae isolate rEryReg1 chromosome 13, rEryReg1.hap1, whole genome shotgun sequence genome, one interval contains:
- the LOC139175421 gene encoding LOW QUALITY PROTEIN: sodium/potassium-transporting ATPase subunit alpha-2-like (The sequence of the model RefSeq protein was modified relative to this genomic sequence to represent the inferred CDS: deleted 1 base in 1 codon) yields the protein MGKGTGRELAPPGPTAENGGGKKRQKEKELDELKKEVNLDDHRLSLDEISRKYQVDLSKGLTNTRAAEILAQDGPNALTPPPTTPEWVKFCRQLFGGFSILLWIGAILCFLAYGILAAMEDEPSNDNLYLGVVLAAVVIVTGCFSYYQEAKSSKIMDSFKNMVPQQALVIREGEKMQINAENVVVGDMVEVRGGDRIPADLRVISSHGCKVDNSSLTGESEPQTRSPEFTHENPLETRNICFFSTNCVEGTARGIVISTGDRTVMGRIASLASGLEVGRTPIAMEIEHFIQIITGVAVFLGLSFFILSLILGYTWLEAVIFLIGIIVANVPEGLLATVTVCLTLTAKRMARKNCLVKNLEAVETLGSTSTICSDKTGTLTQNRMTVAHMWFDNQIHEADTTEDQSGATFDKRSPTWTALARIAGLCNRAVFRAGQETVPHLQDTAGDASESALLKCIELSCGSVQKMRDRNPKVTEIPFNSTNKYQLSIHEPEDRPNGYMLVMKGAPERILDRCSTILLQGQEAPLEEEMRDAFQNAYLELGGLGERVLGFCLYYLPEDQFPRGFKFDADEVNFPVDNLCFVGLMSMIDPPRAAVPDAVGKCRSAGIKVIMVTGDHPITAKAIAKGVGIISEGNETVEDIAVRLNIPISQVNPREAKACVVHGSDLKDMPAGHLDEILKNHTEIVFARTSPQQKLIIVEGCQRQGAIVAVTGDGVNDSPALKKADIGIAMGISGSDVSKQAADMILLDDNFASIVTGVEEGRLIFDNLKKSIAYTLTSNIPEITPFLLFIIANIPLPLGTVTILCIDLGTDMVPAISLAYEAAESDIMKRQPRNPKTDKLVNQRLISMAYGQIGMIQALGGFFTYFVILAENGFLPTTLLGIRLDWDDRSKNDLEDSYGQEWTYEQRKVVEFTCHTAFFASIVVVQWADLIICKTRRNSVFQQGMKNKILIFGLLEETALAAFLSYCPGMGVALRMYPLKVTWWFCAFPYSLLIFLYDEVRKLLLRRYPGGWVEKESYY from the exons ATGGGCAAAGGG accggGCGAGAGTTGGCC CCCCCGGGCCCCACGGCCGAGAATGGTGGAGGGAAGAAgaggcagaaggagaaggagctGGACGAGCTGAAGAAGGAAGTGAACCTG GATGACCACAGACTCTCCCTGGACGAGATCAGCCGGAAGTACCAAGTGGATCTTTCCAAG GGCCTGACCAACACCCGGGCGGCTGAGATCCTGGCCCAGGACGGGCCCAACGCCCTGACGCCCCCGCCCACCACCCCGGAATGGGTCAAGTTTTGCCGGCAGCTTTTTGGGGGCTTCTCCATCCTGCTGTGGATCGGGGCCATCCTGTGCTTCCTGGCCTACGGCATCCTGGCCGCCATGGAGGACGAGCCTTCCAACGACAAC CTGTACCTGGGCGTGGTGCTGGCGGCCGTGGTCATCGTCACGGGCTGCTTCTCCTACTACCAGGAGGCCAAGAGCTCCAAAATCATGGACTCCTTCAAAAACATGGTGCCCCAG caaGCCCTGGTGATCCGGGAAGGCGAGAAAATGCAGATCAACGCGGAAAACGTGGTGGTGGGGGACATGGTGGAGGTGCGCGGCGGGGACCGGATTCCCGCTGACctgagggtgatctcctcccatgGCTGCAAG GTGGACAATTCCTCCCTGACGGGCGAGTCGGAGCCTCAGACACGGTCACCAGAGTTCACCCACGAAAACCCCCTGGAGACACGCAACATCTGCTTCTTCTCCACCAACTGCGTGGAAG gCACCGCCCGGGGCATCGTCATCTCCACCGGGGACCGGACCGTGATGGGGCGCATCGCCTCCCTGGCCTCGGGGCTGGAGGTGGGCCGCACCCCCATCGCCATGGAGATCGAGCACTTCATCCAGATCATCACGGGAGTGGCCGTCTTCCTGGGCCTCTCCTTCTTCATCCTCTCCCTCATCCTGGGCTACACCTGGCTGGAGGCCGTCATCTTCCTCATCGGCATCATCGTGGCCAACGTGCCCGAGGGACTCCTGGCCACCGTCACG gtGTGCCTGACGCTGACGGCGAAGCGCATGGCCCGGAAGAACTGCCTGGTGAAGAACCTGGAGGCGGTGGAGACGCTGGGCTCCACTTCCACCATCTGCTCCGACAAGACCGGCACCCTCACCCAGAACCGCATGACGGTGGCCCACATGTGGTTCGACAACCAGATCCACGAGGCCGACACCACCGAGGACCAGAGCGG GGCAACGTTTGACAAGCGCTCGCCCACCTGGACGGCTCTGGCCCGCATCGCAGGGCTGTGCAACAGGGCGGTCTTCCGGGCGGGGCAGGAGACCGTCCCCCATCTCCAAG ACACAGCCGGGGATGCCTCCGAGTCCGCCCTCCTCAAGTGCATCGAGCTCTCGTGCGGCTCCGTCCAGAAGATGCGCGACAGGAACCCCAAAGTGACCGAGATCCCCTTCAACTCCACCAACAAGTACCAG ctCTCCATCCACGAGCCGGAGGACAGGCCCAACGGCTACATGCTGGTGATGAAGGGGGCCCCCGAGCGCATCCTCGACCGCTGCTCCACCATCCTGCTGCAGGGACAGGAGGCCCCCCTGGAAGAGGAGATGAGGGACGCCTTCCAAAACGCCTACCTGGAGCTGGGGGGGCTGGGCGAGAGGGTGCTGG GCTTCTGCCTGTACTACCTGCCCGAGGACCAGTTTCCGCGCGGCTTCAAGTTTGACGCAGACGAGGTCAACTTCCCCGTCGACAACCTCTGCTTCGTGGGGCTCATGTCCATGATCGACCCCCCTCGCGCAGCCGTGCCAGATGCTGTGGGGAAATGCCGGAGCGCAGGCATCAAG GTGATCATGGTGACGGGTGACCACCCCATCACGGCCAAGGCCATCGCCAAGGGGGTGGGCATCATCTCGGAAGGCAACGAGACGGTGGAGGACATCGCTGTCCGGTTGAACATCCCCATCAGCCAGGTCAACCCCCG GGAGGCCAAAGCCTGCGTGGTCCACGGCTCCGACCTGAAGGACATGCCTGCCGGTCACCTGGACGAGATCCTGAAGAACCACACAGAGATCGTCTTTGCCCGCACGTCCCCCCAGCAGAAGCTGATCATCGTGGAGGGCTGCCAGAGGCAG GGGGCCATTGTGGCTGTGACCGGGGATGGGGTGAACGACTCCCCCGCCCTCAAGAAGGCCGACATTGGCATCGCCATGGGCATCTCCGGCTCGGACGTCTCCAAGCAGGCGGCGGACATGATTCTCCTGGACGACAACTTTGCCTCCATCGTGACGGGGGTGGAGGAAG GCCGGCTGATCTTTGACAACCTGAAGAAGTCCATCGCCTACACGCTCACCAGCAACATCCCCGAGatcacccccttcctcctcttcatcatcGCCAACATCCCCCTGCCCCTGGGCACCGTCACCATCCTCTGCATAGACCTGGGCACCGACATG GTGCCCGCCATCTCCCTCGCCTACGAAGCGGCCGAGAGCGACATCATGAAGAGGCAGCCGAGAAACCCCAAGACGGACAAGCTGGTCAACCAGCGCCTGATCAGCATGGCCTACGGGCAGATCG gcatgatCCAGGCCCTGGGGGGCTTCTTCACCTACTTTGTCATCCTGGCCGAGAACGGGTTCCTGCCCACCACGCTGCTGGGCATCCGCCTGGACTGGGATGACCGCTCCAAAAATGACCTGGAGGACAGCTACGGCCAGGAGTGG ACGTACGAGCAGCGGAAGGTGGTGGAGTTCACCTGCCACACGGCCTTCTTTGCCAGCATCGTGGTGGTCCAGTGGGCCGACCTGATCATCTGCAAGACGCGACGGAACTCCGTCTTCCAGCAGGGCATGAA gaACAAGATCCTGATCTTCGGCCTCCTGGAGGAAACGGCCCTGGCTGCCTTCCTGTCGTACTGCCCGGGGATGGGTGTGGCCCTCCGGATGTACCCCCTCAA GGTCACCTGGTGGTTCTGCGCCTTCCCCTACagcctcctcatcttcctctacGACGAGGTCCGGAAGCTTCTCCTGCGACGCTACCCGGGGG GGTGGGTGGAGAAGGAGAGCTACTACTGA